DNA sequence from the Candidatus Zixiibacteriota bacterium genome:
AAGGATTGTCGACCAGCAGAACGGCGAGGAAATCCCCGGTGCCGTGGTTATTATCGAAGGCACAACTATCGGCGATAATACTGATTTTGACGGCAATTACCTCGTCAGGGATATCGAGCCCGGGACTTATAATATAAACATCAAGTGCGTCGGTTATGCCAACGTTATAATTGAAAATGTACAGGTAAAACCGAACGAGGTGACCAGGATCGATTACGCGCTGGTTTCCGAAGCCCTGCAGGGCGAGGACCAGGTAATTGAAGCGGAAGTTGTCACCAACACAGATGCGGCTCTGCTCAAACTGCGACAGAAATCAAATTCGGTTTCGGACGCGATCAGTTCCGAGGCTATTTCCAATGTGGGCGCCGGTGACGCGGCCGGTGCGCTCAAAAAGATTACCGGCGGTTCGATCCAGGGTGGCAAGTACCCGGTCATGCGCGGTCTCAGCGAACGCTACAACGAAACCCAGATGAACGGAATCAACCTGCCGACTCCGGATATGGAAAGAAAAGCTGTCCACATGGACATGTTCCCTACCAATCTGCTGGATAATATCGAAGTGATCAAGACCTACTCCCCGGACAAGCCGGGCAGTTTCACCGGGGGCCTGATCAATATCGGCACCAAGAGTTACCCGGAGAGCTTTACATTAAAGGTGTCATCCTCGACTTCTTATAACACCCAGACCACCGGCAAGGAAGGCTTTTTAACCTATTCCGGCGGCGATACCGACTGGCTGGGTGTCGATGACGGTACCCGCAGTACCCCGGAAATCATCGGCGCTTATAATCCCCCGCCGTCAACTGCCGAAGGCAAGTTTTCCAGCGATACCGCTCACTTGATCGAGGAGATGGCGGACGCCTTTGGAGACACCCAGTTTGATTTCGACAATGAGGCCCCGCCTACAAACAACAGCTATTCATTTTCGATTGGTAACCAGAGCAGTCTTTTTGGTAAAGAAGTCGGTTACCTGGCCAGTCTCACCTACAACCGATCCTACTCTTTTTACGATGAAGGCCTGGTATTTCGGAGAAAGATGGTCGGCCAGACACTGACCACCGAGCGTGACCTGATCGACAAACATGGCAGGGAAGAGGCGATCTGGGGCCTGATGCTGGGCGGTTCGATGAAGCTCAATGACAACAATGAAATCGGCATGAATTACATGCGCACCCAGAATGGTGAATCCAAAGCGCGTTATATCCGCGGGAAGGTTCCCTCTCACGCCGACAACAACGACTTCATCTCGCACGACCTGAGCTGGACTGAAAGAACATTGAAGTCTTACCAGATCAACGGTGAGCATTATCTCCCGGGGTTTATGAATTCTGCCACGATTACCTGGAATGGCGGTTACACCTATAACAGCCAGAACGAACCGAACCTGAGGCGTTTTACTTATGAAGCGGGTTACAACAGTGAAACCGGCGACAGCATCTACCAGATCCGGCCCAGCGGTTACCGCGGTCCCACCCGGATTTACCGCGACATGAATGCTGACAATAAATCATTCGATGTGATGGTGGACGTACCTTTTAAAGGTATCAACGAGCTCAGTGGTAAAATGAGTTTCGGTGGCGCTTTCTCGGAAAAAAGCCGCGAATACCGTAAAAACGAGTTTCTGTTCACTACTGGCAGTTATTATCGATTCAATGGCGATCCGGATGAGTTCTTCAATGATGACGAGACCGGACTGCTCGACAGCAATTACAACAGTTTTCAGGACAGATGGCAATTCGGGTTCGGACGTTTTTTCCACAACGCTTCCACCGATCGTCACAATTACGATGCCTCCGAAAAAATCACAGCCTTTTTCTGGATGCTCGACTTCCCGCTCAGCAACAAACTTAAAGCGGTAGGCGGTTTTCGTCTCGAGAACACGGACCTGTGGGTTCAGCCGTTGAACAACAACGAGAACGACCGCGGCGAGGTCAAAGAATCTGATATTTTGTCTTCTGCCAACTTAATCTATGCAATCAATGACGATATGAATATGCGCGGATCTTACAGCCGTACCCTGGCCCGTCCGCATTTCCGCGAGATCGCCCCGGTGGCAACCTACGAGTACGCGTTCAGTTATTACAATATCGGCAATCCGGACCTGGAAAGAACCTTGATCGACAATTACGATCTGCGCTGGGAATGGTTCATGCGCCCGGGTGAAATTTTTGCGGTCAGCGGGTTTTACAAGGATTTCCACAATCCGATCGAACGCGCCCTTCAGCATTCAGAGAACGGTAATATCACCTACCTCAATGTTGACGATGCCAGCGTGGTAGGTGCTGAGTTCGAGTTCCGTCAGAGGCTCGACCGGATTTCCAATGCGCTGAAATGGTTTATGCTGGGAGCTAACCTGACCTTGATCCATTCTGAAATTAAGATTCCGGAAAAACGTTTAAACGAACTGCGTGTATTCGATCCGGACATCGACGACACCCGTCCGCTCCAGGGGCAGTCACCGTATATCATCAATGTCGACCTGACCTACGACAACCCTGAAACCCAGACTGTGGCAACTTTGGCCTTCAACACGATCGGCAAGAGATTGTACCAGGTTTCAGGCGGTCAGACCCCGGACGTCTACGAAAAACCGGCCACTATCCTGGATTTCGTCCTGAAGCAGAAGATCTTCTGGGGCTTCGACCTCAAATTCAAGATGACAAATATACTGAATTCGGTTTACCGCAAGGTGTATGACTTCCAGGGTACTGATTACCTGCAGGAAGAGCATCAGACCGGTAAGACCATTTCGTTAGGCTTGAGTTACGAAATATAAATTAATCGATGGCTCCATTACGCGCCGCTTAAGATAGTGTGGAATCCTAAACGGACACCTCTGGAACCATCCCGAGTAAAGCGGAGATCTTAGTTGATTTCCGCTTTTTTATTGCTCTGCTTTTGAGTAGATATCTATTCTTCGGTCTTGGTAAGAGAGGTCGAATAAGGAAAGATGGTGATATCCTGGTACTGGACGTATCGTTTTGAAGTTACCACCATCAAAATAGCATCGGCGACATCGTGAGGCTCGATCATCCGCATTCTCTCTTTAGAATTCTCGTCGATATCCCTGCCCATCGTATTCATGGAGTGCGGAAATATATTTGTTACCCGGATACCGTAGGGTTTGAGTTCAATCTTGAGGCTGTCACCAAAACGGGCCAGGGCGCCCTTGGAGGCGCAGTAGGCGGAAAGATTCTCAAGCCCCAGCTTTGATCCGATCGAGCAGATATTTATTATCTGACCGCCCTTTTGCTTCTTCATCTGCCGGACAGTCTCACGGGTAGACAAAAAAGCTCCCTTAACGCCGACATCGAAGGTGAGTTCAAAATCTGACAGCTCCATCTGATCCACGGCACCATCTTTGAAAACACCGGCGTTATTGACCAGAATATCCAGCGAACCGAATTCTGATACAGCTTTTTTGACCAGTTCGGCAACCTGCTTTCCGTCGCGTATATCGGCCTGAACAGGAAGAACATTCCCGGAAAGGTCCTTTAACTCAGAAAACGCGCTTTCCAGTTCCTTCTCATTTTGTGAGGTCAGGACTACATTGGCCCCCTCCTCCAAAAACCTTCCTGCGATGATTTTACCCAGCCCACGACTCGAACCGGTTACCAATGCGGTTTTGCCTTTCAGGTTGTCTGACATATTAAGCCTCCAGTTCGACTTCCCGGTCGTCAGTAACAGGTTTTTCGAGGATTTCCTCGATATCCTGGCCGGCCTTGCGCTCTTTAACAAGATCCCGTTCGATAGAGGCGTAGGCATTGTGGTTGTGGATCGATTCCTGGTTTTCGGATTCGACCGAGAACCAGTCGATTCTCTTATCCGAAGATATCTTCGTGGTTATATTGCGAACCACATCCTCGACGAAAACCGGGTTATCATAGGCTTTTTCAGTGACATATTTTTCATCCTCGCGCTTCAGAAGCGGGTATATTTCGCAGGAAGCAGAAGACTCTACCAGTTCGATCAGCTCTTCCAGCCAGACCCACTGGTTGGCTCGCACACTGAGGGTGACGATCGAACGCTGGTTGTGCGCTCCCCGTTCGGAGATTTCCTTGGAGCAGGGACACAGTGTCGTAACCGGCACTTTTACTGTGATAGTGGGTTTGATATCGGCTGAACCATTGGCGACCGCCTCGATAGTGCAATCGTAGTCGAGCATCGCGCTCTGCTTCGAAACCGGAGCCTGACGCTCAATAAAGTAAGGAAAAGCCAGCTTGAGATGGGCGTTTTTTGCCTTCAGCTTGTCCTTGATTTCGTTTAAGATAGCATCGATATTGCGCAGATCTATCTCATGGTGATGACGGGTCAGCACCTCCACGAAACGGGACATATGCGTACCCTTGAATTCGCGCGGAAGGTCGACATAGATGTTGACCTGGGCTACGGTATGCTGTAATTGACGGGTCCTGTCACGCAGGGCGATCGGGTATTTCAAATTCTTGATACCTACCCGGTCTATATCGATATTGCGATTGTCGCGTCTATTTTGAACGTCTATCATTTTCTTTATCCTCACTCTCTTTTTGCTACCGCAATGTTGTTCTCAGTCTCAAACAGCTTGACTTTCTGCAATGTTCCGGCGGGCAGGTGATGGTCGAGGACCTCGTAAATCCGTCGGGCAAGATTCTCAGCGGTCGGAATTATTCCGCGTGTGAAATCGACATCGACGTTGAAATTGCGATGGTCGCATTTGTCGACGATCTCCTGTTTGATCACTCGTCCCAGATCC
Encoded proteins:
- a CDS encoding TonB-dependent receptor plug domain-containing protein, with the translated sequence MQIIKSRNNIFIKTVLTLFILTMLIVPETLLAQGSKSGKIAGRIVDQQNGEEIPGAVVIIEGTTIGDNTDFDGNYLVRDIEPGTYNINIKCVGYANVIIENVQVKPNEVTRIDYALVSEALQGEDQVIEAEVVTNTDAALLKLRQKSNSVSDAISSEAISNVGAGDAAGALKKITGGSIQGGKYPVMRGLSERYNETQMNGINLPTPDMERKAVHMDMFPTNLLDNIEVIKTYSPDKPGSFTGGLINIGTKSYPESFTLKVSSSTSYNTQTTGKEGFLTYSGGDTDWLGVDDGTRSTPEIIGAYNPPPSTAEGKFSSDTAHLIEEMADAFGDTQFDFDNEAPPTNNSYSFSIGNQSSLFGKEVGYLASLTYNRSYSFYDEGLVFRRKMVGQTLTTERDLIDKHGREEAIWGLMLGGSMKLNDNNEIGMNYMRTQNGESKARYIRGKVPSHADNNDFISHDLSWTERTLKSYQINGEHYLPGFMNSATITWNGGYTYNSQNEPNLRRFTYEAGYNSETGDSIYQIRPSGYRGPTRIYRDMNADNKSFDVMVDVPFKGINELSGKMSFGGAFSEKSREYRKNEFLFTTGSYYRFNGDPDEFFNDDETGLLDSNYNSFQDRWQFGFGRFFHNASTDRHNYDASEKITAFFWMLDFPLSNKLKAVGGFRLENTDLWVQPLNNNENDRGEVKESDILSSANLIYAINDDMNMRGSYSRTLARPHFREIAPVATYEYAFSYYNIGNPDLERTLIDNYDLRWEWFMRPGEIFAVSGFYKDFHNPIERALQHSENGNITYLNVDDASVVGAEFEFRQRLDRISNALKWFMLGANLTLIHSEIKIPEKRLNELRVFDPDIDDTRPLQGQSPYIINVDLTYDNPETQTVATLAFNTIGKRLYQVSGGQTPDVYEKPATILDFVLKQKIFWGFDLKFKMTNILNSVYRKVYDFQGTDYLQEEHQTGKTISLGLSYEI
- a CDS encoding SDR family NAD(P)-dependent oxidoreductase; amino-acid sequence: MPTPLSNGILLKSARPARISRKSSKNLLLTTGKSNWRLNMSDNLKGKTALVTGSSRGLGKIIAGRFLEEGANVVLTSQNEKELESAFSELKDLSGNVLPVQADIRDGKQVAELVKKAVSEFGSLDILVNNAGVFKDGAVDQMELSDFELTFDVGVKGAFLSTRETVRQMKKQKGGQIINICSIGSKLGLENLSAYCASKGALARFGDSLKIELKPYGIRVTNIFPHSMNTMGRDIDENSKERMRMIEPHDVADAILMVVTSKRYVQYQDITIFPYSTSLTKTEE
- a CDS encoding GTP cyclohydrolase I FolE2, with translation MIDVQNRRDNRNIDIDRVGIKNLKYPIALRDRTRQLQHTVAQVNIYVDLPREFKGTHMSRFVEVLTRHHHEIDLRNIDAILNEIKDKLKAKNAHLKLAFPYFIERQAPVSKQSAMLDYDCTIEAVANGSADIKPTITVKVPVTTLCPCSKEISERGAHNQRSIVTLSVRANQWVWLEELIELVESSASCEIYPLLKREDEKYVTEKAYDNPVFVEDVVRNITTKISSDKRIDWFSVESENQESIHNHNAYASIERDLVKERKAGQDIEEILEKPVTDDREVELEA
- a CDS encoding 6-carboxytetrahydropterin synthase: MKLEITKKARFTAGHRLYNPKLSDEENIRIFGPCSNPHGHGHNYALEVTVTGELDPETGMIMNLKDLGRVIKQEIVDKCDHRNFNVDVDFTRGIIPTAENLARRIYEVLDHHLPAGTLQKVKLFETENNIAVAKRE